The Calypte anna isolate BGI_N300 chromosome 20, bCalAnn1_v1.p, whole genome shotgun sequence genome includes a region encoding these proteins:
- the ZNF335 gene encoding zinc finger protein 335 isoform X6, whose product MEENAVESSSDAAPLAAQEEPSESGLGVGSSEAVSADSSDSAAAPGPLSRPDDSGVGQSSDSSGVSLEEVSESSSSTDAVPRIYLPDSSSIAQSTLVSSVSTVTQSIMVSESPQVLVHSSVITDGATIVSDSTASTSSDLSSAIDKIIESTIGPDIIQRCIAVTSAEDGGAETTQYLILQGPDDGAPMVSQMATSALASSLAIEAVADGPTSTCLDQPGPSDPLEQSEALQLPARPDQPREADGGEELEQPDMETLEEMMEVVVVQQFKCKMCQYKSVSKKTLINHMKERHFHPVGSALAVKKGRSRKGGSAPKTAEEEVAEEEEEDDIMDAGAIDDPEEDSDYNPAEDEPRGRLPRLSRTVPTSSEERPRRRPGRPRKAPRLEDAPQDRPEGGEVEPLVTSQSTPSCELHSLEAASSSGLENGTSESLAEPSISQSDSENKDPSSNTGPEEADTPPRRRGRPSRRFLGKRYRKYMGHRYYYKSPKPLMRPFLCRICGSRFLTHDDLRFHVNSHEANDPQLFKCLQCSYRSRRWSSLKEHMFNHVGSKPYKCEECSYTSVYKKDVIRHSTVHSRDRKKRADPPKKLNSFPCPVCNRIYPMQKRLTQHMKTHSTEKPHMCDKCGKSFKKRYTFKMHLLTHIQAIANRRFKCEFCDYVCEDKKVLLNHQLSHMNDKPYKCSFCKYSTFREDFLVSHMAIKHTGGKPFACEFCHFTTKHKKNLRLHVHCRHPESFEEWAQRHPEEPPCRRRPFFTLQQIEELKQQHSQVPLGPDTFHTVQAVPGAEPPVLSQDTLEGATIIYEQDAAGSAELATQTALDLLLNMSSQRELATGSLQVAVVKPGEAGEAQGPCVVQEEGTEVVSEEQQQQKLVTLHVAEPGETLVQEAYEEAALGGSELQQITIPFGGTTEYSIITPISEEIPAPSTLYSSEEESPVETSHAVVVSEAVMAEETLKDHSNHYIVSSGAPRSQFHQEEPLSRDAVLPVSAEGQEGQPTSIKWPLVQCVTRQLQKDSSLSPASEGQEVSSPKVKWPALQGVAKKLSCKVSTTKKLSCKISTAKKFSCKICTAMFTGRAEMESHKRAHIGPSTFKCPDCPFTAALWPEVRSHMVQHASLRPHKCNHCSFASKNKKDLRRHTLTHTNEKPFACQVCGQRFNRNGHLKFHMQRLHSSEVKRPPVPAAAAPQTIILNSDEDTLATLQTALQAGQAVLAPERLQQALGQEHIIVAQEQSVTSQEEAAYIQEITTADGQTVQHLVTSDNQVQYIIAQDGVQHLLPHEYVVVPEGHHIQVQDGQITHIQYEQGSQFLPEQQIQYMPVSPEQQLVTQAQLEAAAHSAVSAVADAAMAQAQGVFTAEATAEQIQHLQQGIHYDVITLAE is encoded by the exons GAAGAGGTGTCggagagcagctccagcaccgATGCTGTTCCCAGGATTTATCTGCCAGATTCATCCTCCATCGCCCAGTCCACCTTGGTCTCCAGTGTCTCCACTGTGACCCAGTCCATCATGGTGTCAGAGTCCCCACAAGTCCTGGTCCACTCCAGCGTCATCACTGATGGAGCCACCATTGTGTCAGACTCCACTGCCTCCACATCCTCAGACCTCAGCTCTGCCATTGACAAAATCATCGAGTCCACCATCGGGCCTGACATCATCCAGA GGTGCATTGCTGTGACCAGCGCAGAGGATGGAGGGGCAGAGACCACTCAGTACCTCATTCTGCAGGGCCCTGATGATG GAGCCCCCATGGTGTCCCAGATGGCCACTTCTGCCTTGGCCAGTAGCTTGGCAATAGAAGCTGTTGCTGATGGACCAACCTCCACCTGCCTCGACCAGCCTGGCCCTTCTGACCCTCTCGAGCAGTCAGaagccctgcagctgcctgcacgGCCTGACCAGCCCCGGGAGGCTGATggtggagaggagctggagcagccagaCATGGAGACTCTGGAGGAGATGATGGAagtggtggtggtgcagcagTTCAAGTGCAAGATGTGTCAGTACAAGAGTGTCTCCAAGAAAACGCTCATCAACCACATGAAGGAGCGGCACTTCCATCCAG TGGGCTCAGCTCTGGCTGTGAAGAAAGGTCGTTCCCGAAAGGGAGGATCTGCTCCTAAGACTgcggaggaggaggtggcagaggaggaggaggaggatgataTCATGGATGCTGGTGCTATTGATGACCCTGAAG AGGACAGTGACTACAACCCAGCTGAGGATGAGCCCCGAGGCCGCCTGCCCAGGCTCAGCCGCACGGTCCCCACCTCCAGCGAGGAGAGACCCCGGCGGCGCCCAGGGAGACCCCGCAAGGCCCCTCGTCTGGAGGATGCACCCCAAGACAGGCCGGAGG gaggggaggtggAGCCCTTGGTGACATCCCAGAGCACACCCAGCTGCGAGCTGCACAGCTTGGAAGCAGCCAGTTCCTCTGGCCTGGAGAATGGGACCAGCGAGAGCCTGGCAGAGCCCAGCATCAGCCAGTCTGACTCTGAGAACAAGGACCCCTCCTCCAACACGGGCCCCGAGGAGGCGGACACCCCCCCCAGGCGGCGCGGGCGGCCCTCCCGCCGCTTCCTGGGCAAGAGATACCGCAAGTACATGGGGCACAG GTACTACTACAAGTCTCCCAAGCCCCTCATGAGGCCCTTCCTGTGCCGCATCTGTGGGTCACGGTTCCTCACCCACGATGATCTGCGCTTCCACGTCAACTCCCACGAGGCCAACGACCCCCAGCTCTTCAAGTGCCTGCAGTGCAGCTACCGCTCCCGCCGATGGTCCTCGCTCAAG gaaCACATGTTCAACCACGTGGGCAGCAAGCCCTACAAGTGTGAGGAGTGCAGTTACACCAGTGTGTACAAGAAAGATGTCATCCGACACTCCACAGTACACAGCCGGGACAG gAAGAAGCGTGCTGATCCG CCCAAAAAGCTGAACTCCTTCCCCTGCCCCGTCTGCAACCGCATCTACCCCATGCAGAAGAGGCTGACACAGCACATGAAgacacacagcacagagaaaccACACATGTGTGACAAG TGTGGGAAGTCCTTTAAGAAACGCTACACCTTCAAGATGCACCTGCTGACCCACATCCAGGCCATTGCCAACCGCAG GTTCAAGTGTGAGTTCTGTGACTACGTCTGTGAGGACAAGAAGGTGCTGCTGAACCACCAGCTGTCACACATGAACGACAAGCCCTACAAGTGCAGCTTCTGCAAGTATTCCACCTTCCGTGAGGACTTCCTGGTCTCCCACATGGCTATCAAGCACACAG GAGGGAAGCCCTTCGCTTGTGAGTTCTGCCACTTCACCACCAAGCACAAGAAGAACCTGCGGCTCCACGTGCACTGCCGGCACCCCGAATCCTTCGAAGAGTGGGCTCAGAGGCACCCCGAGGAGCCACCCTGCCGTCGCCGACCCTTCTTCACGCTGCAGCAAATCgaggagctgaagcagcagcacagccag GTGCCTCTCGGCCCCGACACCTTCCACACAGTGCAGGCTGTCCCAGGAGCTGAGCCCCCTGTCCTCTCACAGGATACCCTGGAAGGGGCCACCATCATTTATGAACAAG ATGCAGCTGGGTCAGCAGAACTGGCCACGCAGACTGCCCTGGACCTGCTGCTGAACATGAGCAGTCAGCGGGAGCTGGCCACGGGCTCACTGCAG GTGGCTGTGGTGAAGCCAGGGGAGGCGGGGGAGGCACAGGGCCCCTGTGTGGTGCAAGAGGAAGGCACAGAGGTGGtctctgaggagcagcagcagcagaagctggtgACGCTGCACGTGGCGGAGCCAGGGGAGACGCTGGTGCAGGAGGCATATGaggaggcagctctgggtggctcagagctgcagcagatcACCATCCCCTTCGGTGGGACAACAGAGTACAGCATCATCACCCCCATCAGTGAGGAGATCCCAGCCCCCAGCACGCTGTACAG CAGTGAGGAAGAGAGCCCCGTGGAGACCTCCCATGCTGTTGTGGTGAGCGAAGCTGTGATGGCTGAGGAGACTCTGAAGGACCACAGCAACCACTACATCGTGTCATCTGGTGCCCCAAGGAGCCAGTTCCATCAGGAGGAG CCCCTCAGCAGGGACGCGGTCCTGCCCGTgtctgcagagggacaggagggacagcCCACCAGCATCAAGTGGCCCTTGGTGCAGTGTGTCACCAGGCAGCTCCAGAAGGACTCGTCTTTATCCCCAGCCTCTGAGGGGCAGGAAGTCTCATCCCCAAAGGTCAAGTGGCCTGCGCTCCAAGGCGTGGCCAAGAAGCTTTCGTGCAAGGTTTCCACAACCAAGAAGCTCTCATGCAAGATTTCCACAGCCAAAAAGTTTTCCTGCAAGATTTGCACAGCCATGTTCACAGGGAGGGCAGAAATGGAGAGTCACAAGAGAGCCCACATTGGGCCCAGCACTTTCAAATGTCCCGACTGCCCCTTCACCGCAGCACTGTGGCCGGAGGTCCGG AGCCACATGGTCCAGCACGCCAGCCTGCGGCCACACAAATGCAACCACTGCAGCTTTGCCTCCAAGAACAAGAAGGACCTGCGCAGGCACACACTGACCCACACCAACGAGAAGCCCTTCGCCTGCCAGGTCTGTGGGCAGAG GTTCAACCGTAATGGACACCTCAAGTTCCACATGCAGCGTTTGCACAGCTCGGAGGTGAAGAGGCCACCAGTGCCTGCGGCTGCTGCCCCCCAGACCATCATTCTGAATAGTGATGAGGACACGCTGGCCACTCTGCAGA cagctctgcaggctgggcaggcagtgctggctcCTGAGCGGCTTCAGCAGGCGCTGGGGCAGGAGCACATCATTGTGGCACAGGAGCAGAGTGTCACCAGCCAG GAGGAGGCTGCCTACATCCAGGAGATCACGACAGCTGACGGACAGACAGTGCAGCACTTGGTGACCTCTGACAACCAG GTTCAGTACATCATTGCCCAGGATGGCGTACAGCACTTGCTTCCCCACGAGTACGTTGTTGTCCCAGAGGGACATCACATCCAG GTACAGGATGGTCAGATCACCCACATCCAGTACGAGCAGGGAAGCCAGttcctcccagagcagcag ATACAATACATGCCCGTCTCACCCGAGCAGCAGCTGGTCACCCAGGcacagctggaggcagctgcaCACTCGGCTGTCTCAG CAGTGGCTGATGCTGCCATGGCCCAGGCCCAGGGCGTGTTTACTGCCGaggccacagcagagcagatccAGCATTTGCAGCAGGGAATCCACTACGATGTCATCACGCTGGCAGAATAG
- the ZNF335 gene encoding zinc finger protein 335 isoform X4 → MEENAVESSSDAAPLAAQEEPSESGLGVGSSEAVSADSSDSAAAPGPLSRPDDSGVGQSSDSSGVSLEEVSESSSSTDAVPRIYLPDSSSIAQSTLVSSVSTVTQSIMVSESPQVLVHSSVITDGATIVSDSTASTSSDLSSAIDKIIESTIGPDIIQRCIAVTSAEDGGAETTQYLILQGPDDGAPMVSQMATSALASSLAIEAVADGPTSTCLDQPGPSDPLEQSEALQLPARPDQPREADGGEELEQPDMETLEEMMEVVVVQQFKCKMCQYKSVSKKTLINHMKERHFHPVGSALAVKKGRSRKGGSAPKTAEEEVAEEEEEDDIMDAGAIDDPEEDSDYNPAEDEPRGRLPRLSRTVPTSSEERPRRRPGRPRKAPRLEDAPQDRPEGGEVEPLVTSQSTPSCELHSLEAASSSGLENGTSESLAEPSISQSDSENKDPSSNTGPEEADTPPRRRGRPSRRFLGKRYRKYMGHRYYYKSPKPLMRPFLCRICGSRFLTHDDLRFHVNSHEANDPQLFKCLQCSYRSRRWSSLKEHMFNHVGSKPYKCEECSYTSVYKKDVIRHSTVHSRDRKKRADPPKKLNSFPCPVCNRIYPMQKRLTQHMKTHSTEKPHMCDKCGKSFKKRYTFKMHLLTHIQAIANRRFKCEFCDYVCEDKKVLLNHQLSHMNDKPYKCSFCKYSTFREDFLVSHMAIKHTGGKPFACEFCHFTTKHKKNLRLHVHCRHPESFEEWAQRHPEEPPCRRRPFFTLQQIEELKQQHSQVQAPAEPEAAPPVPLGPDTFHTVQAVPGAEPPVLSQDTLEGATIIYEQDAAGSAELATQTALDLLLNMSSQRELATGSLQVAVVKPGEAGEAQGPCVVQEEGTEVVSEEQQQQKLVTLHVAEPGETLVQEAYEEAALGGSELQQITIPFGGTTEYSIITPISEEIPAPSTLYSSEEESPVETSHAVVVSEAVMAEETLKDHSNHYIVSSGAPRSQFHQEEPLSRDAVLPVSAEGQEGQPTSIKWPLVQCVTRQLQKDSSLSPASEGQEVSSPKVKWPALQGVAKKLSCKVSTTKKLSCKISTAKKFSCKICTAMFTGRAEMESHKRAHIGPSTFKCPDCPFTAALWPEVRSHMVQHASLRPHKCNHCSFASKNKKDLRRHTLTHTNEKPFACQVCGQRFNRNGHLKFHMQRLHSSEVKRPPVPAAAAPQTIILNSDEDTLATLQTALQAGQAVLAPERLQQALGQEHIIVAQEQSVTSQEEAAYIQEITTADGQTVQHLVTSDNQVQYIIAQDGVQHLLPHEYVVVPEGHHIQVQDGQITHIQYEQGSQFLPEQQIQYMPVSPEQQLVTQAQLEAAAHSAVSAVADAAMAQAQGVFTAEATAEQIQHLQQGIHYDVITLAE, encoded by the exons GAAGAGGTGTCggagagcagctccagcaccgATGCTGTTCCCAGGATTTATCTGCCAGATTCATCCTCCATCGCCCAGTCCACCTTGGTCTCCAGTGTCTCCACTGTGACCCAGTCCATCATGGTGTCAGAGTCCCCACAAGTCCTGGTCCACTCCAGCGTCATCACTGATGGAGCCACCATTGTGTCAGACTCCACTGCCTCCACATCCTCAGACCTCAGCTCTGCCATTGACAAAATCATCGAGTCCACCATCGGGCCTGACATCATCCAGA GGTGCATTGCTGTGACCAGCGCAGAGGATGGAGGGGCAGAGACCACTCAGTACCTCATTCTGCAGGGCCCTGATGATG GAGCCCCCATGGTGTCCCAGATGGCCACTTCTGCCTTGGCCAGTAGCTTGGCAATAGAAGCTGTTGCTGATGGACCAACCTCCACCTGCCTCGACCAGCCTGGCCCTTCTGACCCTCTCGAGCAGTCAGaagccctgcagctgcctgcacgGCCTGACCAGCCCCGGGAGGCTGATggtggagaggagctggagcagccagaCATGGAGACTCTGGAGGAGATGATGGAagtggtggtggtgcagcagTTCAAGTGCAAGATGTGTCAGTACAAGAGTGTCTCCAAGAAAACGCTCATCAACCACATGAAGGAGCGGCACTTCCATCCAG TGGGCTCAGCTCTGGCTGTGAAGAAAGGTCGTTCCCGAAAGGGAGGATCTGCTCCTAAGACTgcggaggaggaggtggcagaggaggaggaggaggatgataTCATGGATGCTGGTGCTATTGATGACCCTGAAG AGGACAGTGACTACAACCCAGCTGAGGATGAGCCCCGAGGCCGCCTGCCCAGGCTCAGCCGCACGGTCCCCACCTCCAGCGAGGAGAGACCCCGGCGGCGCCCAGGGAGACCCCGCAAGGCCCCTCGTCTGGAGGATGCACCCCAAGACAGGCCGGAGG gaggggaggtggAGCCCTTGGTGACATCCCAGAGCACACCCAGCTGCGAGCTGCACAGCTTGGAAGCAGCCAGTTCCTCTGGCCTGGAGAATGGGACCAGCGAGAGCCTGGCAGAGCCCAGCATCAGCCAGTCTGACTCTGAGAACAAGGACCCCTCCTCCAACACGGGCCCCGAGGAGGCGGACACCCCCCCCAGGCGGCGCGGGCGGCCCTCCCGCCGCTTCCTGGGCAAGAGATACCGCAAGTACATGGGGCACAG GTACTACTACAAGTCTCCCAAGCCCCTCATGAGGCCCTTCCTGTGCCGCATCTGTGGGTCACGGTTCCTCACCCACGATGATCTGCGCTTCCACGTCAACTCCCACGAGGCCAACGACCCCCAGCTCTTCAAGTGCCTGCAGTGCAGCTACCGCTCCCGCCGATGGTCCTCGCTCAAG gaaCACATGTTCAACCACGTGGGCAGCAAGCCCTACAAGTGTGAGGAGTGCAGTTACACCAGTGTGTACAAGAAAGATGTCATCCGACACTCCACAGTACACAGCCGGGACAG gAAGAAGCGTGCTGATCCG CCCAAAAAGCTGAACTCCTTCCCCTGCCCCGTCTGCAACCGCATCTACCCCATGCAGAAGAGGCTGACACAGCACATGAAgacacacagcacagagaaaccACACATGTGTGACAAG TGTGGGAAGTCCTTTAAGAAACGCTACACCTTCAAGATGCACCTGCTGACCCACATCCAGGCCATTGCCAACCGCAG GTTCAAGTGTGAGTTCTGTGACTACGTCTGTGAGGACAAGAAGGTGCTGCTGAACCACCAGCTGTCACACATGAACGACAAGCCCTACAAGTGCAGCTTCTGCAAGTATTCCACCTTCCGTGAGGACTTCCTGGTCTCCCACATGGCTATCAAGCACACAG GAGGGAAGCCCTTCGCTTGTGAGTTCTGCCACTTCACCACCAAGCACAAGAAGAACCTGCGGCTCCACGTGCACTGCCGGCACCCCGAATCCTTCGAAGAGTGGGCTCAGAGGCACCCCGAGGAGCCACCCTGCCGTCGCCGACCCTTCTTCACGCTGCAGCAAATCgaggagctgaagcagcagcacagccaggtgCAGGCCCCAGCTGAGCCAGAGGCTGCTCCCCCA GTGCCTCTCGGCCCCGACACCTTCCACACAGTGCAGGCTGTCCCAGGAGCTGAGCCCCCTGTCCTCTCACAGGATACCCTGGAAGGGGCCACCATCATTTATGAACAAG ATGCAGCTGGGTCAGCAGAACTGGCCACGCAGACTGCCCTGGACCTGCTGCTGAACATGAGCAGTCAGCGGGAGCTGGCCACGGGCTCACTGCAG GTGGCTGTGGTGAAGCCAGGGGAGGCGGGGGAGGCACAGGGCCCCTGTGTGGTGCAAGAGGAAGGCACAGAGGTGGtctctgaggagcagcagcagcagaagctggtgACGCTGCACGTGGCGGAGCCAGGGGAGACGCTGGTGCAGGAGGCATATGaggaggcagctctgggtggctcagagctgcagcagatcACCATCCCCTTCGGTGGGACAACAGAGTACAGCATCATCACCCCCATCAGTGAGGAGATCCCAGCCCCCAGCACGCTGTACAG CAGTGAGGAAGAGAGCCCCGTGGAGACCTCCCATGCTGTTGTGGTGAGCGAAGCTGTGATGGCTGAGGAGACTCTGAAGGACCACAGCAACCACTACATCGTGTCATCTGGTGCCCCAAGGAGCCAGTTCCATCAGGAGGAG CCCCTCAGCAGGGACGCGGTCCTGCCCGTgtctgcagagggacaggagggacagcCCACCAGCATCAAGTGGCCCTTGGTGCAGTGTGTCACCAGGCAGCTCCAGAAGGACTCGTCTTTATCCCCAGCCTCTGAGGGGCAGGAAGTCTCATCCCCAAAGGTCAAGTGGCCTGCGCTCCAAGGCGTGGCCAAGAAGCTTTCGTGCAAGGTTTCCACAACCAAGAAGCTCTCATGCAAGATTTCCACAGCCAAAAAGTTTTCCTGCAAGATTTGCACAGCCATGTTCACAGGGAGGGCAGAAATGGAGAGTCACAAGAGAGCCCACATTGGGCCCAGCACTTTCAAATGTCCCGACTGCCCCTTCACCGCAGCACTGTGGCCGGAGGTCCGG AGCCACATGGTCCAGCACGCCAGCCTGCGGCCACACAAATGCAACCACTGCAGCTTTGCCTCCAAGAACAAGAAGGACCTGCGCAGGCACACACTGACCCACACCAACGAGAAGCCCTTCGCCTGCCAGGTCTGTGGGCAGAG GTTCAACCGTAATGGACACCTCAAGTTCCACATGCAGCGTTTGCACAGCTCGGAGGTGAAGAGGCCACCAGTGCCTGCGGCTGCTGCCCCCCAGACCATCATTCTGAATAGTGATGAGGACACGCTGGCCACTCTGCAGA cagctctgcaggctgggcaggcagtgctggctcCTGAGCGGCTTCAGCAGGCGCTGGGGCAGGAGCACATCATTGTGGCACAGGAGCAGAGTGTCACCAGCCAG GAGGAGGCTGCCTACATCCAGGAGATCACGACAGCTGACGGACAGACAGTGCAGCACTTGGTGACCTCTGACAACCAG GTTCAGTACATCATTGCCCAGGATGGCGTACAGCACTTGCTTCCCCACGAGTACGTTGTTGTCCCAGAGGGACATCACATCCAG GTACAGGATGGTCAGATCACCCACATCCAGTACGAGCAGGGAAGCCAGttcctcccagagcagcag ATACAATACATGCCCGTCTCACCCGAGCAGCAGCTGGTCACCCAGGcacagctggaggcagctgcaCACTCGGCTGTCTCAG CAGTGGCTGATGCTGCCATGGCCCAGGCCCAGGGCGTGTTTACTGCCGaggccacagcagagcagatccAGCATTTGCAGCAGGGAATCCACTACGATGTCATCACGCTGGCAGAATAG